A genomic region of Metopolophium dirhodum isolate CAU chromosome 1, ASM1992520v1, whole genome shotgun sequence contains the following coding sequences:
- the LOC132953663 gene encoding uncharacterized protein LOC132953663, with amino-acid sequence MGPAAEMTPKSVTSMLVTSESTLEQSLSKFWELEESPHIHHLSSDEIHAERIFTCLVKRLASSRFSIALPLKHPRPILGDSRSMAQTRFWYLDRRLSQNEELSQQYKEFMRDYIVSQHMEVVPTNQRMTPYCYYIPHHCIMRPESKTTKLRVVYDASAVTTTGQSLNTNLYTGRKLQQDLPRILIRARVHKVLFTADIKQMYRQIEIHSEDRDYLRILWRN; translated from the coding sequence ATGGGACCAGCTGCTGAAATGACGCCCAAGTCAGTCACGTCAATGTTAGTCACCTCTGAGTCGACACTTGAACAGTCCCTGTCAAAATTCTGGGAGTTGGAGGAGTCACCCCATATACACCATTTGAGCTCAGATGAAATCCACGCAGAAAGAATATTCACGTGCTTAGTGAAACGTCTGGCCTCTAGTCGATTTAGCATTGCGCTACCATTGAAACATCCTCGCCCAATCCTCGGAGATTCTCGGAGCATGGCTCAAACGCGATTTTGGTACTTGGACCGCCGATTGTCGCAAAATGAAGAGCTTTCCCAACAATATAAGGAGTTCATGAGAGATTACATTGTGAGTCAACATATGGAGGTAGTCCCGACGAATCAAAGAATGACTCCATATTGCTACTACATCCCACACCACTGCATCATGCGTCCTGAGAGTAAGACAACTAAACTCCGAGTCGTCTATGATGCATCTGCTGTGACCACCACGGGACAATCACTCAATACCAACTTATACACAGGTCGCAAGCTTCAACAGGACTTACCACGTATTCTGATCCGCGCCCGAGTACACAAGGTTCTGTTTACAGCTGACATCAAGCAAATGTATAGACAAATCGAAATTCATTCTGAAGACCGTGATTATTTACGGATTCTTTGGCGAAATTAA